The following proteins are encoded in a genomic region of Candidatus Zixiibacteriota bacterium:
- a CDS encoding amino acid--tRNA ligase-related protein, translating to MNKHQIYDGVLKALWRWAGENDYQFRPTPRIVTATGACENVDTLWEVTSANVPGEYYFAQTGQLYLEMSLAEVPRAFTVGSSGRAEATIDHRHLREFTLLEVEGRGGFPELVGTIKSLFSAIDEVSATWGAEPIASRLQLVTYSEALKKLELGADSWGEDFSHAQEIALCADGPVLLTHHPDPQPAFGPRPTLEKFFNMKPTPTHNGDRPTVQSCDLLLPISGESLGGAVRIHQSDVLRARLLKSGMFATLQRRGLGLAQFADYLGHMEAQGHLIGEHYGFGVGIDRVVQYLMGETDIRRCAGFLVNTDLSAAPVPENGNGHHPETIEAILAEV from the coding sequence ATGAACAAGCATCAGATCTACGACGGTGTGCTCAAGGCGCTGTGGCGCTGGGCCGGCGAAAACGACTATCAATTTCGGCCCACCCCGCGCATCGTCACCGCCACCGGCGCCTGCGAGAACGTCGACACCCTCTGGGAGGTGACCTCGGCGAATGTCCCCGGCGAGTACTACTTCGCCCAGACGGGGCAACTCTACCTCGAAATGTCGCTCGCCGAAGTGCCGCGCGCCTTCACCGTCGGCTCCTCCGGACGCGCCGAGGCGACCATCGACCACCGCCACCTCCGTGAATTCACGCTCTTGGAAGTCGAAGGGCGCGGCGGCTTCCCAGAATTGGTCGGCACGATCAAGTCGCTGTTCTCCGCGATCGACGAGGTCTCGGCAACATGGGGTGCCGAGCCGATCGCTTCGCGTCTGCAACTGGTGACCTATTCCGAGGCCCTGAAGAAACTGGAATTGGGAGCCGACTCCTGGGGCGAGGACTTTTCGCACGCCCAAGAGATCGCGCTCTGTGCCGACGGGCCGGTGCTGTTGACCCATCATCCTGACCCGCAACCTGCCTTCGGGCCGCGGCCCACATTGGAGAAATTCTTCAACATGAAGCCGACGCCGACCCACAATGGCGATCGGCCGACCGTGCAGTCGTGCGATCTGTTGCTCCCGATCTCCGGCGAGTCCCTCGGCGGCGCCGTGCGCATTCATCAGAGTGACGTGCTGCGCGCCCGCCTGCTGAAATCCGGGATGTTCGCCACCCTCCAGCGGCGCGGTCTGGGATTGGCGCAGTTTGCCGACTACCTCGGACACATGGAAGCCCAGGGGCACCTCATCGGCGAGCACTACGGCTTCGGCGTCGGGATCGACCGGGTCGTGCAGTATCTCATGGGTGAGACCGACATCCGCCGCTGCGCCGGGTTCCTCGTGAACACCGACCTGTCGGCGGCGCCGGTCCCGGAGAATGGCAACGGCCATCATCCGGAAACGATTGAGGCGATCCTGGCCGAAGTCTGA
- a CDS encoding efflux RND transporter periplasmic adaptor subunit, with the protein MFKKIGLGITGVIIVAGVIFIIMNRSGHGDASFKLVKVERGTIIDKALAIGRIEPDNEIAIKSKISGLVKKLLVEIGDSVHTGDPLIEVAPDPTPLEYAEAKRNVELAAVAYDQAKRDYDRAKELSDKNLMSTNDIEKYRQTLDETDLRRKLAEERFSLIESGKTTIANKAVESVIRSPITGTVLARHVNQGDPVVPLTSFQEGTALLTLASMERLLFKGTVDEIDVGKLRQGMPVDLKVGALPSAPVKGELYKISPKARKEDNTVLFDVEIHLTSVPDTVTLRAGYSANAEIVINRKDSVLVLPERLVTFRADSAYVEIPTDVKDQAKEIPIKTGLSDGLQVEILAGLDDSAQVIERPPKEIK; encoded by the coding sequence ATGTTCAAGAAAATCGGTTTGGGGATCACGGGCGTGATCATCGTCGCCGGCGTGATCTTCATCATCATGAACCGTTCCGGGCACGGCGATGCCTCCTTCAAGCTGGTCAAAGTCGAGCGCGGCACGATCATCGACAAGGCGCTGGCGATCGGACGTATCGAGCCCGACAATGAGATCGCCATCAAGTCCAAGATCTCCGGGCTCGTGAAGAAGTTGCTGGTCGAGATCGGCGACTCGGTGCACACCGGCGACCCGCTGATCGAGGTCGCTCCCGATCCGACGCCTTTGGAGTACGCCGAGGCCAAGCGCAATGTCGAGCTGGCGGCGGTCGCCTACGACCAAGCCAAACGCGATTATGATCGCGCCAAGGAACTGAGTGACAAGAACCTCATGTCCACAAATGACATCGAGAAATACCGCCAGACATTGGACGAGACCGATCTGCGACGGAAACTCGCCGAGGAGAGATTCTCGCTGATCGAGAGCGGCAAGACCACGATTGCCAACAAGGCGGTCGAGTCGGTCATCCGTTCGCCGATCACCGGCACGGTGCTGGCCCGTCACGTCAACCAGGGTGATCCGGTGGTGCCGCTGACGTCATTTCAGGAGGGGACGGCGCTGTTGACGCTGGCATCGATGGAACGACTATTATTCAAGGGCACGGTCGATGAAATCGACGTCGGCAAGCTGCGTCAGGGAATGCCGGTCGATTTGAAGGTCGGCGCTCTTCCCAGTGCGCCGGTGAAAGGGGAGCTCTACAAGATATCGCCCAAGGCGCGCAAAGAAGACAACACGGTTCTCTTCGACGTCGAGATTCATCTGACGTCGGTTCCAGACACGGTGACCTTGCGCGCCGGATACTCGGCCAATGCCGAGATCGTGATCAACCGCAAGGACTCGGTTCTGGTTCTGCCGGAACGGCTGGTGACCTTCCGCGCCGATTCCGCCTATGTCGAGATTCCCACCGACGTCAAAGATCAGGCCAAGGAGATCCCGATCAAGACCGGCCTGTCCGACGGCTTGCAGGTGGAAATTCTCGCGGGCCTGGATGATAGTGCGCAGGTGATCGAACGGCCGCCGAAGGAGATCAAGTAG
- the mscL gene encoding large conductance mechanosensitive channel protein MscL, with protein sequence MFREFKTFAMRGNVVDMAVGIIIGAAFGKIVSSLVGDVLMPPIGRLLGNVDFSNLFISLSGGTYASLKEAQAAGAATINYGVFINTIIDFIIVAFAIFMVVKGMNRMKKQAETPAVPTTKPCPECLSEIPIKATRCAHCTVVLANV encoded by the coding sequence ATGTTCAGGGAATTCAAAACCTTCGCCATGCGCGGCAACGTGGTCGACATGGCGGTCGGGATCATCATCGGCGCGGCGTTCGGCAAGATCGTCTCATCGCTGGTGGGCGATGTTCTCATGCCGCCGATCGGCCGGCTTCTCGGCAATGTCGACTTCAGCAACCTGTTCATCTCGCTGTCGGGCGGCACCTACGCCTCATTGAAGGAAGCGCAGGCCGCCGGGGCGGCGACCATCAACTACGGCGTCTTCATCAACACGATCATCGACTTCATCATCGTCGCCTTCGCGATCTTTATGGTTGTCAAGGGAATGAACCGGATGAAGAAACAGGCAGAGACGCCGGCGGTCCCGACCACCAAGCCCTGTCCGGAATGCCTCTCCGAGATACCGATCAAGGCGACCCGTTGCGCCCACTGCACGGTCGTCTTGGCGAATGTGTGA
- a CDS encoding DUF3078 domain-containing protein, whose amino-acid sequence MKLGALMTIALLGLTTTAFGQDSLAWKPTVDMTLTLAQNAYSDNWAGGDAGSLTWVAGANLGLERQFPTSWNWRNALHLAYGQTHSQDAETKDWRKPFKSTDLIDFESLLRYLNWKALPPYAALRLISQLEDATNPNHKLYLNPIDLTESFGVTRLVYKQSDDEILTRVGAGLRQRIMRAYSSESDKTTTTTTKDGGMEWVTDGKYKIPHSSVLWKTKLTAFKALFNSRADELKGRPEEDYWKSIDVNWENTLSAQVAKYLVVSLYVQWLYDKEVARGGRFKETITLGFAWKMI is encoded by the coding sequence GTGAAACTGGGCGCGCTCATGACGATCGCTTTGCTCGGGCTGACCACGACGGCCTTCGGTCAGGATTCGCTGGCCTGGAAGCCGACGGTCGACATGACGCTCACACTGGCTCAGAACGCCTACTCGGACAACTGGGCCGGCGGCGATGCGGGAAGTCTGACTTGGGTGGCCGGGGCGAATCTGGGTCTGGAGCGGCAGTTTCCGACCTCGTGGAACTGGCGCAATGCCCTGCATCTGGCCTATGGCCAGACCCACAGCCAGGACGCCGAGACCAAGGACTGGCGTAAACCCTTCAAATCGACCGACCTCATCGACTTCGAGAGTCTGTTGCGCTATCTGAACTGGAAGGCCCTGCCGCCCTATGCCGCCTTGCGTTTGATCAGCCAGCTTGAGGACGCCACGAACCCCAACCACAAGCTGTACCTCAACCCGATAGATCTGACTGAATCATTCGGCGTGACGCGCCTGGTCTACAAGCAGAGTGACGACGAGATACTCACCCGGGTCGGCGCCGGGCTGCGCCAAAGGATCATGCGCGCCTACAGTTCCGAATCGGACAAGACGACGACCACGACCACCAAGGACGGCGGCATGGAGTGGGTCACCGACGGGAAGTACAAGATCCCCCATTCCAGCGTCCTTTGGAAGACGAAGCTGACGGCGTTCAAGGCGCTGTTCAACTCGCGTGCCGACGAGTTGAAGGGCAGACCGGAAGAAGACTACTGGAAGTCCATAGACGTCAATTGGGAGAACACGCTGTCGGCGCAGGTCGCCAAGTATCTCGTCGTGTCGCTGTACGTCCAGTGGCTCTACGACAAAGAGGTCGCTCGCGGCGGCCGCTTCAAGGAGACGATCACGCTCGGCTTCGCCTGGAAGATGATCTGA